Proteins encoded together in one Bosea sp. (in: a-proteobacteria) window:
- a CDS encoding ABC transporter permease subunit → MSTETLASPAIAPPHPLREFWSYFSANRGAVAGLVVIVLVLLCALFAPWIAPHDPNLTNNAVFLKPPFWQEGGSLSYPLGTDAIGRDILSRLLHGARLSLVIGIAVVALAIVVGVVLGLIAGYFKGLADIAIMRLMDILMTMPSLLLAIVIVAILGPGLMNAMLAVAIVVLPHYVRITRAAVIAEASKDYVVAAKVSGAQTVRLMFSEILPNCAAPLIVQATLGVSTAILDAAALGFLGLGAQPPTPEWGTMLADAREFVLRAWWVVTFPGLAILITVLAFNLLGDGLRDALDPKLKR, encoded by the coding sequence ATGAGCACCGAGACCCTTGCCTCCCCGGCCATCGCGCCGCCGCACCCCTTGCGCGAGTTCTGGAGCTATTTCAGCGCCAATCGCGGCGCCGTCGCCGGCCTCGTCGTGATCGTGCTGGTGCTGCTCTGCGCACTGTTCGCGCCCTGGATCGCGCCGCACGACCCGAACCTCACCAACAACGCGGTCTTCCTCAAGCCGCCCTTCTGGCAGGAGGGCGGCTCGCTCTCCTATCCGCTCGGCACCGACGCGATCGGCCGCGACATCCTCTCGCGGCTGCTGCATGGCGCCAGGCTCTCGCTGGTGATCGGCATCGCCGTCGTCGCGCTCGCCATCGTCGTCGGCGTCGTGCTCGGGCTGATCGCCGGCTATTTCAAGGGCCTCGCCGACATCGCGATCATGCGGCTGATGGACATCCTGATGACGATGCCGAGCCTCCTGCTCGCCATCGTCATCGTCGCCATCCTCGGCCCCGGCCTGATGAACGCGATGCTCGCCGTCGCCATCGTCGTGCTGCCGCACTATGTCCGCATCACGCGCGCCGCCGTGATCGCGGAAGCCTCCAAGGACTATGTCGTCGCCGCCAAGGTCTCGGGCGCGCAGACGGTCAGGCTGATGTTCTCCGAGATCCTGCCGAACTGCGCCGCGCCCCTGATCGTGCAGGCGACGCTCGGCGTCTCCACCGCGATCCTCGACGCGGCGGCGCTCGGCTTTCTCGGGCTCGGCGCCCAGCCACCGACGCCCGAATGGGGCACGATGCTGGCGGACGCGCGCGAATTCGTGCTGCGCGCCTGGTGGGTCGTCACCTTTCCGGGCCTCGCCATCCTCATCACCGTGCTCGCCTTCAACCTGCTCGGTGACGGCCTGCGCGATGCGCTCGACCCCAAGCTGAAGCGCTGA
- a CDS encoding ABC transporter ATP-binding protein, giving the protein MPLLEIENLSVEFPTSQGTLRAVDRIDLTLDEGEVLGVVGESGSGKSVTMLALMGLVGYPGRVRADKLSFDGRDLLTMSARERRRLTGKDVAMIFQEPSTSLNPCFTIGFQLAETLKKHEGMDGRAARRRATELLEQVGIPAPESRLKAYPHQLSGGMNQRVMIAMAIACNPRLLIADEPTTALDVTIQAQILELLMSLQRERNMALVLITHNMGVVAETAQRIMVMYAGQIMEERKVGALFSDPQHPYSAALLAALPERSEHASRLATIPGMVPGLNDRPKGCLFSPRCAYATEHSRTVQPELRDWKDGRVRCHYPLGDPQRDAERARDEAGRTQEAAR; this is encoded by the coding sequence ATGCCCCTGCTCGAAATCGAAAACCTCAGCGTCGAATTCCCGACCTCGCAGGGAACCTTGCGCGCCGTCGACCGCATCGACCTCACCCTCGACGAGGGCGAGGTGCTCGGCGTGGTCGGCGAATCCGGCTCCGGCAAGAGCGTCACCATGCTCGCGCTGATGGGGCTCGTCGGCTATCCCGGCCGCGTCCGCGCCGACAAGCTCAGCTTCGACGGCCGCGATCTCCTGACCATGTCCGCGCGCGAGCGGCGCCGCCTCACCGGCAAGGACGTGGCGATGATCTTCCAGGAGCCGAGCACAAGCTTGAACCCCTGCTTCACCATCGGCTTCCAGCTCGCCGAGACGCTGAAGAAGCACGAGGGCATGGACGGCAGGGCGGCGAGGCGCCGCGCGACAGAGCTTTTGGAGCAGGTCGGCATCCCGGCGCCGGAAAGCCGCCTCAAAGCCTATCCGCACCAGCTTTCGGGCGGCATGAACCAGCGCGTGATGATCGCCATGGCGATCGCCTGCAATCCGCGCCTGCTGATCGCCGACGAGCCGACGACCGCGCTCGACGTCACCATCCAGGCGCAGATCCTCGAGCTGCTGATGAGCTTGCAGCGCGAGCGCAACATGGCGCTCGTGCTGATCACCCACAACATGGGCGTCGTGGCGGAGACGGCGCAGCGCATCATGGTGATGTATGCCGGGCAGATCATGGAGGAGCGCAAGGTCGGCGCGCTGTTCTCCGATCCGCAGCATCCCTATTCCGCCGCCCTGCTCGCGGCCTTGCCGGAGCGCAGCGAGCATGCGAGCCGGCTCGCCACCATCCCCGGCATGGTGCCGGGCCTGAACGACCGGCCGAAGGGCTGCCTGTTCAGCCCGCGCTGCGCCTATGCGACCGAACATTCGCGCACCGTCCAGCCGGAGCTGCGCGACTGGAAGGACGGGCGCGTGCGCTGCCACTACCCGCTCGGCGATCCGCAGCGCGACGCCGAGCGCGCCCGCGACGAAGCCGGCCGGACGCAGGAGGCCGCGCGATGA
- a CDS encoding ABC transporter substrate-binding protein: MKRILLATLSAAALTAAQPLMAKTLVYCSEGSPENFAPSVNTTGTSFDANTQIYDTIVQFERGGTKVQPALAEKWDISPDGLTYTFHLRKGVKWHSNKNFKPTRDFNADDIMFMIERQWKEDHPFFKVTSSNHSYFNDMGMPKLLKSVEKVDDYTVRFTLNQPEAPFLSDLAMQYASVQSKEYADAMLKAGTPEKLDQDPIGTGAFQLVQYQKDAIIRYKAFPDYWAGKAKIDDLVFAITPDASVRWAKLQKGECHVMPYPNPADLDAMKKDANVQILEQPGLNIGYLAYNTTKKPFDDVKVRRAINKAINKQAIIDAVYLSSGIAAVNPIPPSMWSYNETIKDDPYDPAAAKKELAEAGYPNGLEIDLWAMPVQRPYNPNARRIAELMQADLAKVGVKAEIKSFEWGEYRKRMQAGEHQTGMLGWTGDNGDPDNFLHTLLGCDSAKTNGSNVAKFCYGPFEELVTKAKTVTDQAERERLYRQAQVVFKEQSPWFTIAHAVQLKPVRKEVKDFKLSPFSRHTFYGVDIGN, encoded by the coding sequence ATGAAGAGAATTCTGTTGGCGACGCTGTCGGCCGCCGCGCTGACGGCGGCGCAGCCGCTGATGGCCAAGACGCTGGTCTATTGCTCGGAGGGCAGCCCCGAGAATTTCGCGCCGAGCGTCAACACCACCGGCACGTCCTTCGACGCGAACACCCAGATCTACGATACCATCGTCCAGTTCGAGCGCGGCGGCACCAAGGTCCAGCCGGCACTCGCCGAGAAATGGGACATCTCGCCGGATGGGCTGACCTACACCTTCCACTTGCGCAAGGGCGTGAAGTGGCACTCCAACAAGAACTTCAAGCCGACGCGCGACTTCAACGCCGACGACATCATGTTCATGATCGAGCGGCAATGGAAGGAAGACCATCCGTTCTTCAAGGTGACCAGCTCCAACCACTCCTATTTCAACGACATGGGCATGCCCAAGCTGTTGAAATCGGTCGAGAAGGTCGATGACTACACCGTCAGGTTCACGCTGAACCAGCCCGAGGCGCCCTTCCTCTCCGACCTCGCCATGCAATATGCCAGCGTGCAGTCGAAGGAATATGCCGACGCCATGCTGAAGGCCGGCACGCCCGAGAAGCTCGACCAGGACCCGATCGGCACCGGTGCATTCCAGCTGGTGCAGTACCAGAAGGACGCGATCATCCGCTACAAGGCCTTCCCCGACTACTGGGCCGGCAAGGCCAAGATCGACGACCTCGTCTTCGCGATCACGCCCGACGCCTCGGTGCGCTGGGCCAAGCTGCAGAAGGGCGAATGCCATGTCATGCCCTATCCGAACCCGGCCGATCTCGACGCGATGAAGAAGGACGCCAATGTCCAGATCCTGGAGCAGCCGGGCCTGAACATCGGCTATCTCGCCTACAACACCACCAAGAAGCCGTTCGACGACGTCAAGGTGCGCCGCGCCATCAACAAGGCGATCAACAAGCAGGCGATCATCGACGCGGTCTATCTCTCCAGCGGCATCGCCGCGGTGAACCCGATCCCGCCCTCGATGTGGTCCTATAACGAGACGATCAAGGACGATCCCTACGATCCGGCGGCGGCCAAGAAGGAACTGGCCGAGGCCGGCTATCCGAACGGGCTCGAGATCGACCTCTGGGCAATGCCGGTGCAGCGCCCGTACAACCCGAACGCCAGGCGCATCGCCGAGCTGATGCAGGCGGACCTCGCCAAGGTCGGCGTCAAGGCCGAGATCAAGAGCTTCGAATGGGGCGAGTACCGCAAGCGCATGCAGGCGGGCGAGCACCAGACCGGCATGCTCGGCTGGACCGGCGACAACGGCGATCCGGACAACTTCCTGCACACGCTGCTCGGCTGCGATTCGGCCAAGACCAACGGCTCGAACGTCGCCAAGTTCTGCTATGGGCCTTTCGAGGAGCTGGTGACCAAGGCCAAGACCGTGACCGACCAGGCCGAGCGCGAGAGGCTCTACCGGCAGGCGCAGGTGGTGTTCAAGGAGCAGTCGCCCTGGTTCACCATCGCCCATGCGGTCCAGCTCAAGCCGGTCCGCAAGGAGGTGAAGGACTTCAAGCTCTCGCCGTTCAGCCGCCATACCTTCTACGGCGTCGACATCGGCAACTGA
- a CDS encoding ABC transporter permease subunit translates to MLRFIFTRLSLIVPTFIGITLLAFFLVRLVPGDPIETMAGERGIDAARHAQLLTEYGLDRPLLVQYGKYIERVVQGDLGKSIVTRENVLTEFGQLFPATIELALSAILIALIIGLPAGVIAAVKRNSIFDHGVMGVSLTGYSMPIFWWGLLLILLFSVQLGITPVSGRIAVQYFIEPVTGFLTIDSLLAGDIDAFRSALSHLILPAIVLGTVPLAVIARMTRSAMLEVLGEDYIRTARAKGMAPVRVVALHALRNALIPIVTVIGLQVGALFTGAILTETIFSWPGVGKWLIEAISRRDYPVLQGGTLLLGVVVMSVNLVVDLLYGLINPRIRHAR, encoded by the coding sequence ATGCTGCGCTTCATCTTCACCCGGCTGAGCCTGATCGTCCCGACCTTCATCGGCATCACGCTGCTCGCCTTCTTCCTCGTGCGCCTCGTCCCCGGCGATCCGATCGAGACCATGGCCGGCGAGCGCGGCATCGATGCCGCCCGCCACGCGCAGCTTTTGACCGAATACGGCCTCGACCGGCCGCTGCTCGTCCAGTACGGCAAATATATCGAGCGCGTCGTGCAGGGCGATCTCGGCAAGTCGATCGTCACCCGCGAGAACGTGCTGACCGAGTTCGGCCAGCTCTTCCCGGCGACGATCGAGCTCGCGCTTTCCGCCATCCTGATCGCGCTGATCATCGGGCTGCCGGCCGGCGTCATCGCCGCGGTGAAGCGCAACTCGATCTTCGACCATGGCGTGATGGGCGTCTCGCTCACCGGCTATTCGATGCCGATCTTCTGGTGGGGGCTCCTGCTGATCCTGCTGTTCTCGGTGCAGCTCGGCATCACCCCGGTCTCGGGGCGCATCGCGGTGCAGTATTTCATCGAGCCGGTCACCGGCTTCCTGACCATCGACAGCCTGCTGGCGGGCGACATCGACGCCTTCCGGTCGGCGCTGTCGCATCTTATCCTGCCGGCGATCGTGCTCGGCACGGTGCCGCTCGCGGTCATCGCCCGCATGACCCGCTCGGCGATGCTGGAGGTGCTGGGCGAGGATTATATCCGCACCGCCCGCGCCAAGGGCATGGCGCCGGTCCGGGTCGTGGCGCTGCACGCGCTGCGCAACGCGCTGATCCCGATCGTCACCGTCATCGGCCTCCAGGTCGGCGCGCTGTTCACCGGCGCGATCCTGACCGAGACGATCTTCTCCTGGCCCGGCGTCGGCAAATGGCTGATCGAGGCGATCAGCCGGCGCGACTATCCCGTCCTGCAGGGCGGAACCCTGCTGCTCGGCGTAGTGGTGATGAGCGTCAACCTCGTCGTCGACCTGCTCTACGGCCTGATCAACCCGCGCATCAGGCACGCCCGATGA
- a CDS encoding cyclic nucleotide-binding domain-containing protein, whose protein sequence is MNGQLAACDGPDCGGGGCRSCMVRRVSVCASLTEDELALLESLAHPTHFAAGETLFAQGREAHSVYNVTAGAVRLYNLLADGRRQVVGFALPGDFLGLAMRDAYGFSADAIGAVSVCAFSRAAYTALVDAKPHLLKRLHEFATHELTLAHEQMMLLGRRTAEEKLICFLHGMQQRWARIGKPSVTVPLPMTRQDIADFLGLTIETVSRTFTRLAREKTILIVPGGVRVMNAERMSAVAA, encoded by the coding sequence GTGAACGGTCAGCTCGCGGCGTGCGATGGCCCCGACTGCGGCGGAGGCGGCTGCCGCAGCTGCATGGTCCGCCGGGTCAGCGTCTGCGCCTCCCTGACGGAGGACGAGCTGGCGCTGCTGGAGTCCCTGGCCCATCCGACGCATTTCGCCGCCGGCGAGACGCTGTTCGCCCAGGGGCGCGAGGCGCATTCGGTCTACAACGTCACGGCCGGGGCGGTTCGCCTCTACAATCTGCTCGCCGATGGCCGCCGCCAGGTGGTCGGCTTCGCGCTGCCGGGCGATTTCCTCGGGCTCGCCATGCGCGACGCCTATGGCTTCTCGGCCGACGCCATCGGCGCGGTGAGCGTCTGCGCCTTCTCGCGCGCCGCCTATACCGCGCTGGTCGACGCCAAGCCGCATCTGCTGAAGCGGCTGCACGAATTCGCCACGCATGAGCTCACCCTCGCCCATGAGCAGATGATGCTGCTGGGCCGGCGTACGGCCGAGGAGAAGCTGATCTGCTTCCTGCACGGCATGCAGCAGCGCTGGGCGCGAATCGGCAAGCCCTCGGTCACCGTGCCGCTGCCGATGACGCGGCAGGACATCGCCGATTTCCTCGGCCTGACCATCGAGACCGTCAGCCGCACCTTCACCCGCCTCGCCCGGGAAAAGACCATCCTGATCGTGC